One Aspergillus oryzae RIB40 DNA, chromosome 2 genomic window carries:
- a CDS encoding AMP-binding enzyme domain protein (acyl-CoA synthetase): MIFESKLPLPPVPSCDAFNYIFHHGRRNYSTDRVLYRVDGTDETLTFEELEQKSRQFADAIREYYDIMPNDVVAILAKDKIQYPIAYYGILAAGAVVALIPVQKEVSETDVAARLEQAKAKLVITDSELLRLTEVASMLAGCISVMTLDANDQNWPCVDSLLPMGNPDAQTFELKTPQEVDQHNAFINRTSGSTGTMKSVLTSHAHYIATMEATVGTIPADTNPDRDVWVSPLSLGFFINAKLHMGLNILLGIPVVLMKQTLDETTVDVVARHHITFLFITPPIAARLARADLRHINVSSVKWLLTAGAPMHENLRRTVSRQFGGVHLTLEWATSETMLLAMQVDECSKQPGSSGTLVNGIQAKVINVETGRECSYGEEGEILVRNAIARFKGYKDNEVANRDFDSEGWFHTGDYGYLDQNCNVYIVDRIKELLKVGEGYGSHVSAAEIEAILFEHPAVSSVVVVGVRNTETQVDEPTAFVILRTEYRSRTAQVTRDIERYARAKLTGLRRLTGGVHCISSYPTTGFKINRRALKSMVPSKMPKMPVVPSCLLPTMSAISAMRMV; encoded by the exons ATGATCTTCGAATCCAAGCTGCCTCTTCCCCCTGTCCCTTCGTGCGACGCCTTCAACTATATATTCCACCATGGTCGGAGGAATTATTCTACCGATCGGGTGTTGTATCGTGTCGATGGTACCGACGAGACCTTGACTTTCGAAGAGCTTGAGCAGAAGAGCAGGCAATTCGCCGATGCGATTCGCGAGTACTATGATATCATGCCGAATGATGTCGTCGCTATTCTTGCCAAGGACAAG ATCCAATACCCCATTGCCTACTACGGCATTCTTGCAGCCGGTGCTGTGGTTGCCCTGATCCCCGTACAGAAGGAGGTGTCGGAAACCGACGTGGCCGCTCGTCTCGAACAAGCCAAAGCCAAACTGGTCATCACAGATTCAGAGCTGCTCCGGCTTACTGAGGTCGCATCTATGCTGGCTGGTTGTATCTCAGTGATGACGTTGGATGCCAATGACCAAAACTGGCCTTGCGTTGACTCCCTCCTCCCCATGGGAAATCCTGATGCCCAGACTTTTGAATTGAAGACCCCACAAGAAGTCGACCAGCACAATGCCTTCATCAACCGAACCAGCGGTTCAACAGGCACAATGAAGTCCGTCCTTACCAGCCACGCCCACTACATCGCCACTATGGAGGCCACAGTGGGGACAATCCCCGCCGATACGAATCCGGACCGCGATGTATGGGTCTCTCCTCTGTCGCTGggtttcttcatcaacgcAAAGCTTCACATGGGCCTGAACATTCTGCTTGGTATTCCAGTCGTGCTCATGAAGCAGACTCTTGACGAAACCACGGTCGACGTCGTCGCCCGTCACCACatcacttttctcttcatcacaCCCCCCATTGCTGCCCGTCTTGCACGTGCCGATCTTCGTCACATTAATGTCTCAAGCGTCAAATGGCTCTTGACTGCCGGTGCTCCCATGCATGAGAATCTCCGCCGCACCGTCTCCCGCCAATTCGGTGGCGTGCACCTTACCCTCGAGTGGGCCACTTCCGAGACCATGCTCCTGGCCATGCAAGTAGACGAGTGCTCCAAACAACCTGGTTCCAGTGGCACACTGGTCAACGGCATCCAAGCGAAGGTGATCAACGTCGAGACGGGGCGCGAGTGCAGCTACGGCGAAGAGGGCGAGATCCTAGTACGCAACGCCATCGCCCGGTTCAAGGGGTACAAAGACAACGAAGTAGCGAACCGCGATTTCGACTCCGAAGGCTGGTTCCACACCGGTGACTACGGATACCTAGACCAAAACTGCAATGTGTACATCGTGGACCGCATCAAGGAACTCCTGAAAGTGGGTGAGGGCTACGGATCTCACGTGTCTGCCGCCGAGATCGAAGCAATCCTCTTCGAGCACCCGGCCGTGTCGAGCGTGGTGGTCGTTGGAGTGCGCAACACCGAGACTCAAGTCGATGAGCCTACGGCCTTTGTCATTCTCAGAACGGAATATCGCAGCAGGACTGCCCAAGTCACCCGCGACATCGAACGATATGCCCGGGCTAAACTCACCGGTCTGCGTCGCTTGACTGGTGGTGTCCACTGTATCTCTAGCTACCCTACAACTGGCTTCAAGATCAATAGAAGAGCTTTGAAGTCAATGGTTCCGTCTAAGATGCCCAAAATGCCGGTTGTCCCTTCCTGCTTACTGCCTACTATGTCTGCCATCTCGGCTATGCGGATGGTTTGA